The Actinomycetota bacterium genome contains a region encoding:
- a CDS encoding TraR/DksA C4-type zinc finger protein, protein MVAKKSPVKPPAKKAAVAKKATPAKKATPAKKAAPVKKAAVAKKATPAKKAAPAPKAAAPVKKAAVAKKAVPAKKPASKPASKPVAKPVAKKAVPAKKAAAPAPVVAAVPAPVKKVVAAKKAAKRQLAPSGKPMVREDESPWTAAELKQVRAALILDVKRLEDELDNAEAGLADLIRDSGEGAGDDQADAGSKTFEREHEMSLANNARDMLTQVTHAIARLDTGTYGACEACGKPIGKYRLQAFPRATLCLVCKQADERLSL, encoded by the coding sequence ATGGTTGCGAAGAAATCACCGGTGAAGCCGCCGGCGAAGAAGGCGGCCGTGGCCAAGAAAGCCACCCCCGCCAAGAAGGCCACGCCTGCCAAGAAGGCTGCTCCAGTGAAGAAGGCCGCCGTGGCAAAGAAAGCCACGCCTGCCAAGAAGGCTGCTCCGGCCCCCAAGGCAGCAGCGCCGGTGAAGAAGGCGGCCGTGGCCAAGAAGGCGGTGCCCGCCAAGAAGCCAGCGAGCAAGCCAGCAAGCAAGCCGGTGGCCAAGCCGGTGGCCAAGAAGGCAGTGCCCGCCAAGAAGGCTGCTGCACCAGCGCCTGTCGTTGCCGCAGTCCCGGCACCGGTGAAGAAGGTGGTTGCGGCCAAGAAGGCCGCCAAGCGGCAACTGGCCCCGTCCGGTAAGCCAATGGTCCGTGAGGATGAGTCCCCGTGGACCGCGGCCGAGTTGAAGCAGGTACGCGCCGCTTTGATCCTTGACGTCAAGCGCCTTGAAGACGAACTCGACAACGCCGAAGCCGGTCTGGCAGACCTCATCCGCGACTCAGGTGAGGGCGCCGGTGATGATCAGGCCGATGCCGGCAGCAAGACCTTCGAGCGCGAACACGAAATGTCCCTGGCCAACAATGCTCGCGACATGCTCACCCAGGTGACGCATGCGATCGCCCGTCTGGACACCGGCACCTACGGCGCCTGTGAGGCGTGCGGCAAGCCGATTGGCAAGTACCGACTGCAGGCATTCCCGCGCGCAACACTGTGCTTGGTGTGCAAGCAGGCGGACGAGAGGCTTTCGCTCTAG
- the ileS gene encoding isoleucine--tRNA ligase → MYRAVPAQIDLPAMEHEILDLWQTQSTFERSLEQSRGRPSWVFYEGPPTANGTPGTHHVEARAFKDIFPRYRTMKGYHVPRQAGWDCHGLPVELAVEKELGFTGKQDIEAFGVAEFNDRCRESVLRHVGEFTDMTRRMGYWVDMESAYWTMDSSYVQSVWWSLKQIFDKGLLVQDHRVAPYCPRCGTGLSDHELAQGYETVVDPSVFVRFPVTDQKFLAKYPHAALLVWTTTPWTLVSNTAVAVKPSANYVVAQLADGEVLVVAEELAASLFGEDFVVLEQMPGTDLEHIRYERPFDLIDIPDAHYVILADYVTTDDGTGLVHQAPAFGADDLASCRAYGLPVVNPVAADGHFNLDVPVVGGVFFKKADEELVEMLQKSGKLFKHVQYEHPYPHCWRCHTPLIYYAQPSWYIRTTAIKDALIAQNESTNWFPNTIKHGRFGDWLENNVDWALSRNRYWGTPLPIWRCQNDHLLAVGSLAELSELAGRDVSATDPHRPFVDDITLPCPTCSATATRVPEVIDCWYDSGAMPFAAVGYPQSDLDFQAQYPADFICEAIDQTRGWFYTLMAIGTLVFEESSYKNVVCLGHILDEDGRKMSKHLGNVLEPIGLMNDHGADAVRWFMLASGSPWQARRVGHAAIGDVVRKTLLTYWNTVAFQSLYGRLAQWDPSTPAPAPADRPVIDRWLLSEANRLAIEVDAALDQFDTQRAGRLLASFVDDLSNWYVRRSRRRFWDGDPAALATLHEALRITTLCMAPFTPFITERVWQDLMSNGEAGDSVHLQAWPTPDSTLVDDGLTKDMTLVRRIVELGRAARASSGVRTRQPLRRALVSAAGWSELSTEMIEQVCEELNIGSTDALDSDEAGFVDISMKANFRALGQRFGKQTPLVANAIAAADAAAIQASLRATGTANVDASELGSVEITADEVIVTETPREGWAVASEAGESIALDLVITDELRRAGFAREVVRAIQEARKNAGFEISDRISIWWTSADPEAQLMWAAHAEEIAAEVLATAVLQSTGGEFAVLVPELELQLAITRN, encoded by the coding sequence ATGTACCGCGCTGTGCCCGCGCAGATCGACTTGCCCGCGATGGAACACGAAATCCTCGATCTATGGCAGACCCAATCGACCTTCGAGCGGTCCCTTGAACAAAGCCGAGGGCGTCCGAGCTGGGTTTTCTATGAGGGACCTCCCACCGCCAATGGCACCCCGGGCACTCACCATGTTGAAGCTCGAGCCTTCAAGGACATATTCCCGCGCTACCGGACGATGAAGGGCTACCACGTCCCTCGTCAGGCGGGCTGGGACTGTCATGGGCTTCCCGTTGAGCTGGCAGTTGAGAAGGAACTCGGCTTCACTGGCAAGCAGGACATCGAGGCCTTTGGCGTTGCTGAGTTTAACGATCGCTGTCGCGAGTCAGTGCTGCGACATGTGGGTGAGTTCACCGACATGACTCGACGCATGGGCTATTGGGTGGACATGGAAAGCGCCTATTGGACGATGGACTCGTCGTATGTCCAGAGTGTCTGGTGGTCCTTGAAGCAGATCTTCGACAAGGGCCTGCTTGTGCAAGATCACCGAGTGGCTCCCTACTGCCCACGTTGCGGCACGGGCCTTTCTGACCACGAACTAGCACAGGGCTACGAAACCGTTGTCGATCCCTCGGTCTTTGTGCGCTTCCCCGTGACAGATCAGAAATTTCTCGCGAAGTATCCGCATGCCGCTCTCCTGGTATGGACGACCACGCCATGGACCCTGGTGTCCAACACCGCGGTGGCCGTAAAGCCCAGTGCGAACTATGTGGTTGCGCAGCTTGCTGACGGCGAAGTACTCGTGGTCGCCGAAGAACTCGCTGCATCGCTGTTTGGCGAGGACTTTGTCGTGCTTGAACAGATGCCTGGCACTGATCTGGAGCACATCCGCTACGAGCGACCCTTTGATCTGATCGACATCCCTGACGCGCACTACGTCATCCTCGCCGACTACGTCACTACCGACGATGGCACCGGACTCGTGCATCAGGCGCCAGCCTTTGGTGCGGACGACCTCGCCAGCTGTCGTGCATATGGCTTGCCCGTGGTGAACCCTGTAGCCGCAGATGGCCATTTCAATCTCGATGTCCCAGTTGTCGGCGGTGTGTTCTTCAAGAAGGCTGATGAAGAGCTGGTGGAGATGCTGCAGAAGAGCGGCAAGCTGTTCAAACACGTGCAGTACGAGCACCCCTATCCCCATTGCTGGAGATGCCACACCCCACTGATCTATTACGCGCAGCCGTCCTGGTACATCCGCACTACCGCAATCAAGGACGCCTTGATCGCACAGAACGAATCGACCAACTGGTTTCCCAACACCATCAAGCATGGCCGTTTCGGGGACTGGCTTGAGAACAACGTCGACTGGGCACTGTCACGCAATCGCTATTGGGGCACTCCCCTGCCGATCTGGCGTTGCCAGAACGATCACCTGCTCGCCGTGGGCTCGCTCGCCGAGCTCAGCGAGCTGGCTGGTCGCGATGTCTCTGCGACTGATCCGCACCGACCCTTCGTCGATGACATCACCCTGCCGTGTCCCACATGCTCCGCCACCGCAACGCGAGTGCCTGAGGTCATTGACTGCTGGTATGACTCCGGTGCGATGCCATTCGCTGCCGTCGGTTATCCGCAAAGTGACTTGGACTTCCAGGCCCAGTACCCCGCCGATTTCATCTGCGAGGCCATTGATCAGACGCGAGGTTGGTTCTACACGTTGATGGCAATCGGCACTCTCGTGTTCGAGGAGTCCTCATACAAGAACGTTGTCTGCTTGGGACACATCCTTGATGAGGATGGCCGAAAGATGAGCAAGCACCTTGGCAATGTCCTGGAGCCAATTGGGTTGATGAACGATCACGGCGCTGATGCAGTGCGTTGGTTCATGCTGGCCAGCGGATCTCCCTGGCAGGCACGTCGGGTTGGCCATGCGGCCATCGGCGATGTTGTGCGCAAGACGCTGCTCACCTACTGGAACACCGTTGCCTTCCAATCTCTGTACGGACGATTGGCGCAATGGGATCCCTCCACGCCAGCGCCGGCGCCCGCTGATCGCCCAGTTATCGACCGATGGCTCCTGTCGGAAGCCAATCGGCTGGCCATCGAAGTCGATGCGGCACTTGACCAGTTCGACACTCAGCGTGCCGGGCGACTGCTTGCCTCATTCGTTGACGATCTGTCGAACTGGTACGTGCGTCGATCACGCCGGCGCTTCTGGGACGGCGACCCCGCGGCCCTTGCGACCCTGCATGAAGCCCTGCGCATCACCACGTTGTGCATGGCGCCCTTCACCCCATTCATCACCGAGCGGGTATGGCAGGACCTCATGTCCAATGGCGAGGCCGGAGATTCAGTGCACCTGCAGGCCTGGCCGACACCTGATTCAACCCTCGTGGACGACGGGCTCACCAAAGACATGACCCTGGTTCGACGAATCGTCGAACTAGGACGCGCTGCTCGGGCATCAAGTGGTGTGCGCACCCGTCAGCCCCTGCGTCGTGCGCTGGTGTCGGCAGCTGGTTGGTCAGAGCTCTCAACTGAGATGATCGAACAGGTCTGCGAAGAGCTGAATATCGGCAGTACCGATGCCCTGGACTCTGACGAGGCTGGCTTCGTTGACATCTCGATGAAAGCCAACTTCCGCGCCCTTGGCCAGCGTTTCGGCAAGCAGACACCACTGGTTGCAAATGCGATCGCTGCTGCAGATGCCGCCGCAATCCAGGCCTCCCTTCGGGCTACTGGCACTGCCAATGTCGATGCCAGTGAACTTGGCTCAGTTGAGATCACCGCTGATGAAGTCATCGTCACGGAAACTCCGCGTGAAGGCTGGGCCGTGGCAAGCGAAGCAGGCGAGAGCATCGCTTTGGACTTGGTGATCACAGATGAGCTACGTCGCGCTGGATTCGCACGTGAAGTAGTGCGCGCAATTCAGGAAGCCCGCAAGAACGCAGGATTCGAGATCTCTGATCGCATCAGCATCTGGTGGACCAGTGCCGATCCCGAGGCACAGCTCATGTGGGCAGCACATGCCGAAGAAATAGCCGCCGAGGTCTTGGCCACTGCAGTGCTGCAGTCAACTGGTGGCGAGTTCGCGGTGCTGGTGCCAGAGCTTGAACTGCAACTGGCAATCACGCGCAACTAG
- a CDS encoding YggT family protein translates to MGEVGQILATILFLYQLVLFARIILDLLQIFARSWKPRGPILVIAEGVYSLTDPPLRLLRRFIPPLRLGGVALDFSFLLLLIVLQVLISLLSR, encoded by the coding sequence ATGGGTGAAGTCGGGCAGATCCTTGCCACCATTTTGTTTCTTTACCAACTTGTCTTGTTTGCGCGCATCATCCTTGATCTGCTCCAGATCTTTGCGCGCTCCTGGAAGCCCCGCGGCCCGATCCTCGTCATCGCCGAGGGCGTCTACTCACTGACGGATCCGCCATTGCGACTGCTGCGCAGGTTCATCCCACCCTTGCGGCTTGGCGGCGTGGCTCTTGATTTCTCGTTCCTACTGCTGCTGATCGTGCTGCAGGTGCTGATCAGTCTGCTCTCGCGCTAG
- the sepF gene encoding cell division protein SepF, which yields MAGAMRKMAVYLGLVEDDDHDDRFEDEYEDARRDVRTRDRRPAYDEHEDDRYQSRSVKPLPDTRAVRTFRSDATPDRRPTMAPLADRRPIAPLEFSRIETVHPQSYNDARRIGEDYRSGVPVIMNLTQLDDADAKRIIDFAAGLVFGMHGTIERITNKVFLLSPANVDVGDAARAQIAQDGFFNQS from the coding sequence ATGGCTGGCGCAATGCGCAAGATGGCCGTGTATCTCGGCCTCGTCGAGGACGACGATCATGATGATCGGTTCGAAGACGAGTACGAGGATGCCCGACGCGATGTGCGCACCCGCGATCGCCGCCCGGCCTACGACGAGCATGAAGACGATCGCTACCAGAGCCGCAGTGTCAAGCCACTTCCCGATACGCGTGCAGTGCGCACCTTCCGCAGCGATGCAACCCCAGATCGTCGACCCACCATGGCGCCCTTAGCCGATCGACGTCCGATCGCGCCGCTTGAGTTCAGCCGGATCGAGACCGTGCACCCGCAGAGCTACAACGATGCGCGTCGCATCGGCGAGGACTACCGCTCGGGCGTGCCGGTCATCATGAATCTCACTCAGCTTGATGACGCTGACGCCAAGCGGATCATCGACTTTGCTGCTGGTCTGGTCTTTGGCATGCATGGCACCATTGAGCGCATCACCAACAAGGTCTTCTTGCTTTCTCCGGCGAACGTCGATGTCGGTGATGCCGCTCGTGCGCAGATCGCACAAGACGGCTTCTTCAACCAGAGCTGA
- a CDS encoding YggS family pyridoxal phosphate-dependent enzyme translates to MTSRSAQLQRNLAAVHQRIADACAQAGRPTESVTLLPVTKTFPATDLTLLAELGCTDVGESRDQEAREKRALCASPLRWHMIGQVQRKKVRQIVQWADVVESVDRVELADALSAAAAAAGRSIDVLIQLSLDPQEAAGRGGVDPTALLPLASHIQGLSSLRLAGLMAVAPLGADPFVAFGALASAQEQLLRVAPEAKVVSAGMSGDLEAAISGGATQVRIGGALLGNRPALK, encoded by the coding sequence ATGACCAGCCGGAGCGCACAGTTGCAACGCAACCTCGCTGCAGTGCATCAGCGCATTGCCGATGCATGCGCACAGGCGGGCCGTCCGACTGAGAGCGTCACCCTGCTTCCAGTGACCAAGACCTTCCCGGCAACGGATTTGACATTGCTTGCAGAACTCGGCTGCACAGACGTGGGGGAGAGTCGCGATCAGGAAGCGCGAGAGAAGCGTGCGCTGTGCGCGTCACCCCTGCGTTGGCACATGATCGGCCAGGTCCAACGTAAGAAGGTCAGGCAAATAGTCCAATGGGCAGATGTTGTGGAGTCTGTTGATCGAGTCGAACTTGCTGATGCCCTTTCGGCCGCCGCTGCAGCTGCCGGTCGCTCGATTGATGTCTTGATCCAACTGTCGCTGGATCCTCAGGAGGCGGCCGGCCGCGGGGGAGTCGACCCCACAGCATTGCTCCCCTTGGCCAGCCATATCCAAGGCCTGAGCTCGCTCAGGCTTGCAGGACTCATGGCCGTTGCGCCATTGGGTGCTGATCCTTTCGTGGCATTCGGTGCGCTTGCGAGTGCTCAAGAACAACTGTTGCGCGTGGCTCCTGAGGCGAAAGTGGTCTCAGCGGGCATGAGCGGGGATCTTGAGGCAGCAATCTCCGGGGGCGCGACACAGGTGCGCATAGGGGGCGCGCTACTGGGGAACCGTCCGGCTCTGAAGTAG
- a CDS encoding polyphenol oxidase family protein, whose amino-acid sequence MNPVAVGRFRPATPGGRPVNWAATGRLGGVSTGNFAQLNLSLTVGDTVSAVLQNRELAGQMLGVADVCVLDAQHDARVAFAVHGGIAEGADAVVTNVAGLGLLALAADCVPIVLADPSAPVVAAVHCGWRGLGLGVVTAAIDVMRKHGATRISAVTGPSICVDCYPVGIDCVSELKAQLSSELFAACAFDRSGQWHIDVRAGVHAQLRRHGVSTSAIDRCTATDPQLFSHRADGATGRQGMIVTL is encoded by the coding sequence ATGAATCCCGTTGCCGTCGGGCGTTTTCGCCCGGCGACACCTGGTGGCCGTCCAGTCAACTGGGCGGCCACTGGTCGTTTGGGGGGAGTCAGCACGGGCAATTTCGCCCAGCTCAACCTCTCACTCACCGTCGGTGACACCGTGAGCGCCGTTCTGCAGAACCGCGAGCTCGCAGGACAAATGCTGGGAGTGGCCGACGTCTGTGTGCTGGACGCTCAACACGATGCGCGGGTGGCCTTTGCAGTGCACGGCGGCATCGCCGAAGGCGCGGATGCTGTGGTGACCAATGTTGCTGGCCTTGGGCTGCTGGCCTTGGCTGCCGATTGCGTGCCAATCGTGCTGGCAGATCCATCGGCACCAGTCGTGGCCGCAGTGCACTGCGGATGGCGCGGTCTTGGGCTTGGAGTGGTGACGGCAGCAATTGACGTTATGCGCAAACATGGGGCTACTCGGATCAGTGCGGTCACAGGTCCGTCGATCTGCGTGGACTGTTACCCGGTTGGGATCGACTGCGTCAGTGAACTCAAAGCTCAACTCAGCAGTGAGCTCTTTGCGGCCTGCGCCTTCGATCGATCAGGTCAGTGGCACATTGATGTGCGAGCGGGCGTGCATGCGCAGCTGCGAAGGCACGGCGTTTCCACAAGTGCCATCGACCGATGCACGGCAACCGATCCGCAGCTCTTTTCGCATAGGGCCGATGGAGCCACAGGCAGGCAAGGCATGATCGTGACGCTATGA
- the ftsZ gene encoding cell division protein FtsZ, whose protein sequence is MAAPQNYLAVIKVVGIGGGGVNAVNRMIEVGLKGVEFIAINTDAQALLMSDADVKLDIGRELTRGLGAGANPDVGKKAAEDHKEEIEEVLKGADMVFVTAGEGGGTGTGGAPVVAGIARSLGALTIGVVTRPFGFEGRRRQSQADVGIDNLRAEVDTLIVIPNDRLLSLSDRNISVIDAFRQADHVLLQGVSGITDLITTPGLINLDFADVKSVMHSAGSALMGIGSARGEDRAVEAAEKAISSPLLEAGIDGAHGVLLSISGGSDLGLFEINEAARLVADAAHPDANIIFGAVIDDTLGDEVRVTVIAAGFDGGEPPARSATSRRSTETAPTTTGEVPIVTSPAARPVQPARTIVFDDADDDLDIPDFLK, encoded by the coding sequence GTGGCGGCTCCACAGAACTATCTCGCGGTGATCAAGGTTGTCGGAATTGGCGGCGGCGGTGTCAATGCGGTCAATCGAATGATTGAGGTCGGACTCAAGGGCGTGGAGTTCATCGCCATCAACACCGACGCGCAGGCCCTCCTGATGAGCGACGCAGACGTCAAGCTCGACATTGGTCGTGAGCTGACTCGTGGGCTCGGCGCTGGCGCCAACCCAGATGTCGGCAAGAAGGCAGCTGAAGACCACAAGGAAGAGATCGAAGAAGTGCTCAAGGGCGCAGACATGGTCTTTGTCACTGCAGGTGAAGGTGGCGGAACCGGAACCGGTGGCGCACCTGTCGTGGCTGGCATCGCACGTTCACTCGGCGCACTCACCATTGGTGTGGTGACGCGTCCCTTCGGTTTCGAAGGTCGTCGTCGTCAATCACAGGCTGATGTCGGCATCGACAATCTGCGTGCAGAGGTCGACACGCTCATCGTCATTCCAAATGATCGACTGCTATCGCTCTCGGATCGCAACATCAGCGTCATCGATGCCTTCCGTCAGGCCGATCACGTTCTGCTGCAAGGTGTCTCGGGCATCACAGACCTCATCACCACCCCTGGTCTGATCAACCTGGACTTCGCAGACGTCAAGAGCGTCATGCACTCCGCTGGCTCAGCACTCATGGGTATTGGTTCAGCACGTGGCGAGGATCGCGCTGTTGAAGCAGCCGAGAAGGCCATCTCAAGTCCGCTGCTTGAGGCCGGTATTGATGGTGCCCATGGCGTGCTGCTCTCAATTTCGGGCGGCAGTGATCTTGGTCTGTTTGAAATCAATGAGGCTGCTCGTCTGGTCGCCGACGCTGCGCACCCCGATGCCAACATCATCTTCGGTGCTGTCATTGATGACACCCTCGGTGACGAGGTTCGCGTCACCGTGATCGCGGCAGGCTTCGACGGTGGCGAGCCACCAGCCCGCTCGGCAACTTCACGTCGATCAACGGAGACTGCGCCCACAACCACGGGTGAAGTGCCAATCGTGACGTCGCCAGCGGCCCGCCCAGTGCAGCCGGCGCGCACCATCGTGTTCGACGATGCCGACGATGATCTCGATATCCCCGACTTCCTCAAGTAG
- a CDS encoding FtsQ-type POTRA domain-containing protein, translated as MTPPVVELDRHRARGPRRRLRVIIGIFVALALLALAWMIWFSSLLTADSVTVVGVDGAAAREVHNTASVPLGVPLAQLDTDAIAQHLSTIGWIDHIDVRRGWPHEVVIAVTPRTAIATRSDGTVVDAAGVAFTPVAVVPSGLPIVHAEDLGLVAAMGVLTSLPDDIRQKVVSLKATTRDDVALTLKSSAIVRWGSIEQAELKAQVTRALLKRKATIYDVSAPELPTTFKEKLRR; from the coding sequence ATGACGCCGCCCGTTGTCGAGCTTGATCGCCACCGGGCGCGCGGTCCGCGTCGACGTCTGCGCGTCATCATTGGCATCTTCGTGGCGCTGGCATTGCTCGCTCTGGCTTGGATGATCTGGTTCTCGTCGTTGCTGACTGCCGACTCAGTAACGGTCGTGGGCGTTGACGGAGCAGCCGCCCGCGAAGTGCACAACACCGCAAGCGTGCCGCTCGGGGTTCCGCTGGCGCAGCTGGACACTGATGCGATTGCCCAACACCTGTCAACTATCGGCTGGATCGATCACATCGATGTTCGACGTGGCTGGCCGCATGAGGTCGTCATTGCTGTGACCCCTCGCACTGCAATTGCCACGCGCAGCGACGGCACTGTTGTGGACGCAGCAGGAGTCGCCTTCACTCCAGTCGCAGTGGTTCCGTCGGGACTTCCTATCGTGCATGCGGAGGACCTCGGCCTGGTCGCAGCGATGGGAGTGCTCACCAGCCTTCCCGATGACATTCGACAGAAGGTTGTCTCACTGAAGGCGACCACGCGCGACGATGTCGCGCTGACCTTGAAATCCTCGGCGATCGTGCGCTGGGGAAGCATCGAACAGGCCGAGCTCAAGGCTCAGGTCACTCGGGCGCTCCTCAAACGCAAAGCCACGATCTATGACGTCTCGGCCCCGGAGTTGCCCACCACGTTCAAGGAGAAGCTGCGCCGGTAA
- the murC gene encoding UDP-N-acetylmuramate--L-alanine ligase has product MSELGHVFIVGIGGAGMSGIARILIAQGASVSGSDAKDSRRIDSLRAIGVHVHIGHSGDWLDGVDTLVFSTAIPESNAERRAAQERGIPELTRADALVAVMTGSRGVAVSGTHGKTTTTSMLTVALQHCGADPSFAIGSELNETGANAHLGSGEIFVVEADESDGAFLQLAAVAAIVTNVEADHLNHWGNLAAIEQGFLDFACNVHANQGFVTICIDDEGGRRLASSAAALGVDVRTYGTSPDSRYQLVEPRLVGRGWEYSVDDEGTRIGTVSLQVPGMHNALNSLAALVTGIGLGFDTQQLILGLAEFSGTRRRFDFKGEADGVRVFDDYAHHPTEIDATLRAARDVVGEGRLIVAFQAHHYYRTAHFMTEFGAALGLADEVVVLEVYAPGETPIPGASGQTMASKVPLPAGQVHFEPSWSAVAGELASRSRSGDLIMTLGAGDIGLLGAEVLELLAERA; this is encoded by the coding sequence GTGAGCGAGTTGGGACATGTCTTCATCGTCGGTATCGGCGGGGCCGGAATGTCGGGTATCGCTCGCATCCTGATTGCGCAGGGCGCGAGTGTCTCTGGCAGCGACGCCAAGGATTCTCGACGCATCGATTCGCTTCGCGCGATTGGCGTTCACGTGCACATTGGGCACTCAGGTGATTGGCTCGATGGGGTCGACACCTTGGTGTTCTCCACAGCGATTCCGGAAAGCAATGCTGAGAGGCGTGCGGCTCAGGAGCGTGGCATTCCTGAACTCACGCGTGCTGACGCTTTGGTCGCAGTGATGACCGGCAGTCGAGGAGTGGCGGTGTCCGGCACGCACGGAAAGACCACGACGACTTCCATGCTGACTGTCGCGCTGCAGCATTGCGGCGCCGATCCATCCTTCGCCATTGGCAGCGAGCTCAATGAGACCGGCGCCAATGCGCATCTGGGCAGTGGCGAGATATTCGTCGTGGAAGCAGATGAAAGTGATGGTGCTTTCCTTCAGTTGGCGGCCGTGGCTGCAATCGTGACCAATGTCGAGGCCGACCATTTGAACCATTGGGGAAATCTGGCTGCTATCGAGCAGGGCTTCTTGGACTTCGCCTGCAATGTGCATGCCAATCAAGGATTCGTCACCATCTGCATTGATGACGAGGGAGGTCGGCGCCTGGCCAGCAGCGCTGCCGCGCTGGGGGTGGATGTGCGCACGTACGGCACCAGCCCTGACTCTCGTTATCAACTTGTCGAGCCGCGACTTGTGGGCCGCGGTTGGGAGTACTCCGTGGATGACGAAGGCACGCGCATCGGGACTGTGAGCTTGCAGGTCCCGGGCATGCACAACGCCCTGAATTCCCTGGCCGCGTTGGTCACTGGCATTGGGCTGGGCTTTGACACCCAGCAACTGATCCTTGGGTTGGCGGAGTTCAGTGGAACCCGTCGCCGATTTGATTTCAAGGGCGAGGCCGACGGCGTGCGAGTCTTTGACGACTACGCCCACCACCCGACTGAGATCGACGCAACGCTGCGCGCGGCTCGCGATGTCGTCGGTGAAGGCCGACTGATCGTCGCTTTCCAGGCGCACCACTACTACCGGACCGCCCACTTCATGACTGAATTCGGTGCGGCTCTGGGCTTGGCCGATGAGGTCGTTGTCCTTGAGGTCTATGCACCGGGGGAGACGCCAATCCCTGGAGCAAGCGGCCAGACGATGGCCTCCAAGGTGCCCTTGCCAGCAGGTCAAGTGCATTTCGAACCGTCCTGGTCTGCCGTGGCTGGCGAACTTGCGTCGCGCTCGCGCTCGGGCGATTTGATCATGACCTTGGGGGCCGGGGATATCGGCTTGCTCGGCGCAGAAGTCCTTGAATTGCTGGCGGAACGCGCATGA
- the murG gene encoding undecaprenyldiphospho-muramoylpentapeptide beta-N-acetylglucosaminyltransferase: MSRAIHVVLAAGGTAGHIEPALNLADALVGEDPEVVVTIIGGDHGLETSLVPSRGYALKTVPAVVMPRRISTDLLKLVPKVSAATKQAVAHLQEITPDVIVGFGGYAALPTYRAAKKLGYDLIIHEANAKAGLANRVGARYATEVYVTVPGSLPGVPMSLPLRQSIVHLDRADSDQAARAGFGLSPTGPVLLVFGGSQGAQHINESLAQALPRLLASGVQVLHGYGPKNQAPDAQAGYVPLPYIDRMDQAYAAADLAITRAGAMTVAEVAAIGLPTIFVPLPIGNGEQRVNALTVVQVGGGLLIDNEELTPDRLLESVTSLIHSPDQLLRMGTAAQSVGVRDAAQRLAVAVLRVAHQRRARTGEDAL, translated from the coding sequence ATGAGCCGGGCGATTCATGTTGTGCTCGCAGCGGGGGGAACGGCCGGCCATATAGAGCCGGCCCTGAATCTGGCCGACGCATTGGTAGGCGAAGATCCGGAAGTTGTCGTGACGATCATCGGCGGTGATCACGGCTTGGAGACCTCGCTTGTTCCATCCAGGGGTTACGCATTGAAGACCGTGCCGGCAGTAGTGATGCCCCGCCGGATCTCCACAGATCTGCTGAAGCTGGTGCCCAAAGTGTCTGCTGCCACCAAGCAGGCAGTTGCGCATCTGCAGGAGATCACGCCGGATGTGATCGTGGGGTTTGGGGGCTACGCGGCGCTGCCGACCTATCGTGCTGCCAAGAAACTTGGATACGACCTGATCATCCACGAGGCCAACGCCAAAGCTGGCCTGGCCAATCGCGTCGGGGCTCGTTATGCGACTGAGGTCTATGTGACGGTGCCGGGCAGCCTTCCGGGTGTGCCGATGAGCCTGCCGTTGCGTCAATCGATCGTGCACCTTGATCGTGCGGATTCTGACCAAGCTGCTCGCGCGGGATTTGGACTGTCACCCACCGGACCCGTGCTGCTTGTCTTTGGCGGTTCGCAAGGCGCTCAGCACATCAACGAGTCCCTGGCGCAAGCGCTGCCACGGCTGCTTGCATCGGGTGTGCAGGTCCTGCATGGCTATGGTCCGAAGAACCAGGCTCCAGACGCCCAAGCCGGGTACGTGCCACTGCCGTATATCGACCGCATGGATCAGGCCTATGCAGCAGCTGATCTGGCGATCACCCGCGCAGGCGCGATGACTGTTGCGGAAGTCGCGGCCATTGGCCTTCCAACGATCTTCGTCCCGCTTCCCATCGGCAATGGTGAGCAGCGAGTCAACGCCCTCACCGTGGTGCAGGTTGGCGGTGGCCTGTTGATCGACAACGAGGAGTTGACGCCAGATCGCTTGCTGGAATCCGTGACATCGCTTATTCACAGCCCCGATCAGTTGCTGCGGATGGGCACGGCAGCGCAAAGCGTTGGTGTCCGCGATGCAGCACAGCGCCTCGCCGTCGCCGTACTCAGGGTGGCTCATCAACGCCGAGCCCGCACGGGAGAAGATGCCCTGTGA